The following is a genomic window from Mus pahari chromosome 1, PAHARI_EIJ_v1.1, whole genome shotgun sequence.
ttgagacagggtttctctgtgtagccctggctatcctggaactcactctgtagaccaggttggccttgaactcagaaatccgcctgcctctacctcctgagtgctaggattaaaggcatgtgccaccacgcccggggctggagagatggcttgtcaGTTacaagcactggttgctcttcagAGAAATTggtttctattcccagcacctacatggcagctcacacccatcTATAGAACAGTTCCAAGGTATCCaggggcactaggcacacatacagtgtgcactcatgcatgcataaCACTCTACATAAATTAGGTTTTTACAAGCCATAACCTTTCAGACATAGTAAATGAAATATGCTTACCTAcagaaggagcaagccagtataCTACAAAAAACTTAGAGAAGAGTTCGTCAAAGCACGGGAAGTGCAGAGAAAGGGCCAGTGCTGGGTTATACAAGGCTCCTGTGAGGCTCCCTCCTGTGAGCAAAGACAAGACAGAGGTCCATTACAAAGAAAGCAAGACAGATGAAGCAGCCTGCATGAGCCCAGTGGCCCAGGACCCTTGAgcgcacgcgcatacacacacacacactcacctaccTTTGAATTAAAGTGGAAAGTGAAATAGACAAAAACACATTACCATTGGGTCCCTGCTCATCAGCAGAGTCCCTAAGAAGCAATGGAATGGCAGAACTCAAAAGAGCAGTTAGACAAGTTAAGaaatgagggctggggagatagcctGCAGGGCcagggtgctgctgctgctgctgctggagtgTGAAAACCTGAGTGCAGATCCCCAGATGGCTATCGCTGCATGAGCTCATAACCACACATGCGGGGCGTGGAGACAGGTGGACCCTGgaagctctctggccagccagcctgcctaTCCAGAATGGCTCACTTCAGATTCAGTGCAAAACCCTGTCTGAAGGGAATCGGGAATCGGGTGGAAAGTGATCAAAGTGTACAGTCAGCATCCTCTGCCTTCTTCACGCACATACAtggatatgcacacacagaaataaacattaaGAACATGACGCACAAAGCCCTACAGTGGATTCATGTTCCAGCTTAACATAGCTTAGGGGTTTATGGGTCTGACCACACAGCCCACAGGGAAAGGATGACTGATCAACACTACACCCCAGAGTTGTGGCAGTGCGTTTGCAAATACCCAGGACGTACCCCAAGACAGTGAGTGACATTTCTGTTCCTCCCAGTGGACAGACTTCTGTAGCATGTTAACTGTCTTGATAAAAGAGTAAACTAGAGTCGGGAATTAAGAGCTTTTCCTAGGATTTACTAGTGAGATTTCCTAGGCTGAGAGGAAGCTATTGAGCAAGAGACCAGACTCATCACCGGCTGTGTTCTCCAACCCTCCAGCTTGACAGCAGTTACTGCTCATGTCACAGCAGTAATCAACGGCGCCATCTGAGAACATTCCCTCGGTCTTGAACAGCCTTTTTGGAATGGTAAACCTAATGAGACTTGGCTACCGTACTTAGCGTTCAAGAAAACTGATTGGCAGCTGGTTATTTCCGTTTCCacgaaaacaaaaagtaaattgCGTTCCTTTGTACTAAACACCAAGGGCAGAAAGATAAAGACTCCCAGATCTTTGCAATGTTATGGCTTATGACCAGACAAGTGCCCTGGACAGTTATTAGGCATGGCCTGAGCCACAGCCCTCATGACTCCTTTACCTCAGTGTGCAGGCTGTGGCATATGAAGATGTCCAGCATCATGGAGTCGATTATATCCTAAAACTCAAGCTCGTCCACTTCCCTTACCCTCTAACCCTCCCAGCACGCGGGGCTCTTCAGATCCCCCTGGGAACTGCTACAGGACCATGATGTTCCTCAACTCAGGGTTGGCTCTGTGACTTGAATTGGCAAAGggcagcagaggtcagaggttgttCTGTGTTCTGAATGCAGCAATCTGAACTGGTGTCACATGGAAGCCTCACTGAATGCTCTCTTGGAACAACATCCTGAACCTGTAAGTAGTGGTGTAagctgctggaggaggagaggCCCCATGGGGGGGAACCAGGTCCTCCAGATGTCAGATGACAAGCGCTGGCAGCCAGCTGTGAGCCAGGGTTCTTTTGACCCCAGCTGAAACAAAGTAGCTACACAAGTGATCTCAGAGGGTTTGCCCATCGCACCCCCAAAATGAAGGCGTACATTCAACATCCTCTGGGTTCCTCACACTTATACCCGACAACACACGTGcacctccaacacacacaaacacacacaaatcattaAGCAATTGGCTAGAATGCACAAAGAATCATGGTAATGATAAGTAGTTATTATTACTTTTAGAGTTTGGAGGTAGGTTGTTGCATACCAGCAACTATAACAACTAAAGCAGTAATGTGTTAAAAACCCAAACTGGGCACTGAGCTGTTTTACTATGTAATCCTCTGTTGTTAGAGGCTGCCCTGTGTACTCTAGGGCATTTAGTGACATCTTTGGCCTCTACCTACTAGATGCTGGTAGCCCTGCCCCTTGCCAACTTTGTAACTATCAAAAAGCCTCAAATATCACCAGATGTTCCCAGCTGAGAACAGTTGACCTAGAATAACAGTGATATTCATGTGTAAGAAGACACAGATAATGCTGTTAGTTCATAGCAAGGAACTAGGAAATCTAAATGTCCCGAAAGATGTAGACAAACTTATTTGGAATAACATGCACTGTTTTGAAGAAATTAGAGAACTTTTTATGAACATAAATCTCCAAGATAAACACGAAACAGCTACGAGAAAGAATACAGAGAGGAGATGTGGTGCTTTTTTATGTTTACATGAACACAATTATTAGTTTTGGTTTCATAAGCTATTACTTAtgcattcaataaataaatgaaagacagaATGAAGCAAAACCAATGGGTTTCTTCTGATTTTCGACAGTCCTATAGGAAAAGGGCGGGGCACAATCTTAGGACAGATGTGGGCTTCCCAGGAGACAGTCCTGCTTGGATGCTCTCATCGCTCTGTGGCTCTCTAAGCTCCATTTCACAAATGGGTGTCATTTACCAGCAGATCTATCTAAGAATTAGCAAAGTTGAAAAATTCAAGAGTTTAAGAAGGAAAGCTGGACGTGCTGCATACCATTGAAGCCAGCATAGTCTAGCTCTCCCTGAGAAGGCAGGGACCCTGGGCTGCCTGAGGTGTGGACTCCCCAGGGAGGGGATTCCTCCTCAGAGTGCTGCTGACTGTGTTGGGCTGTCATCAGGCTGCACTGCTGACTACAGGAGATGGAGTGTGGTTAGCAATCCTGCAAAAATGGCTGAGATCTGTGGGAAACTGCAGGGCGGAGGAATAAGGACAAATGCACATTTCCCCAGTTGCAGGAAGAACCGGCAAGTGTGAAACACAGTTCCTCGTACCCATTGAGGTGGTACTGTCCATCTTAAAGATAAGGACACTGAGGACTCAGCCTGGCCCCTTAACACCAAAGTACACGGGAAAGCAAAAGGTTTGGGCCCTTTGTTTAAGTtagttgttggtttgtttgatcACGTGTTTATTTGGTAAGAGggatgtggtggtcagaggacactttAGGACTCGGgtctccttccaccaggtgggtcccagggatcaaactctggtcataAGGCTTGGTGACAAtcgactttacccactgagcaatctcacctaaaactaatttttatttgtagaaactaatttttatttataaattagtgACTGTGTCCATttactattttactttttactttatgtgtgagtgctctatctgcttgcacacctgtgtgccagaaagGACATCAGTtcacattatagatggtcgtgagccaccctgggttgctgggagttgagatcaggacctcaggaagagcagccagtgctcttaaccactgagtcatctctccagcccccattttctattttaaatgagaCCATGTGCAATGCtcttagttcttttttgttttttgttttttgtttttgtttttgtttttgtttttgtttttttggacaAATAATCTCACCTACAGTTGTTGCTGGAAGAAGAcgtaaaaaaaaccaaaaggggTAAGGGCATGAAGTAAATAAACACATCAATTCCTCCAGACGCTtactggaagagggagagaagggggaggggagacctgTCTAATAGTCTTACTTCTTGCTGTGGGTATGACTGTGCTGAGTCCTAGCTGATAGATTCTGGAAGGCACGTCTGACCTCTACTCATAGCTTCTCCTTATAGGTGGACAAAGACACTATGTCACAGACAGATAGTTAAAATTCTACACATGAGAAACATTACAACAATAAAGACAACTTACatgtttaaaatgacattttaaaatatctaattatagccgggcgtggtggtgcacgcctttaatcccagcactcgggaggcagaggcaggcggatttctgagttcgaggccagcctggtctacaaagtgagtaccaggacagccagggctatacagagaaaccctgtctcgaaaaacaaaaacaaaaaaaatctaattatgcATAGAAAACGAACGCACAGCTCAATCACCTTGATTGCTGAAGAAAATCTCCCAAAACCCAAGTTAAGCAAGATTTGCTTACAGTCTTCATTACTAGCTCACAGCTCAACAATCCCAGGCCTGGTGTTGcaggcctggaatcccagctggtcaggaagcagaggtagggccagcaagatggctccaaAGCTTAAGCCACTTgcttgacaacttgagttcaatccaaaggacacacatggtggaagggataTTTGTCTCTctaaagttgtcctcagaccccCTACACATGTGCTATAGCATGTGCTATAGCATGTACAcatacccatcccccaccccacattcacatacaaaataaatacatttaacttCCTTAGAAGCTTGGAAGGATCAATCGAGTTTGAAAGCAGCCTCAATAgtgacaaagcaagagaagactCCATCTTAAGAAATACTTCATAACTCTGCTCGAAAGCAGCCTCAATAGTGACAAAGCAACAGAAGACTCCATCTTAAGAAATACTTCATAACTCTGCTCAGCTACAGAGCTTTTCTCTTTCGTTAGAAAAGCCAATGCAGTCTATAATTGGTATCATATTGGTAGCCTTGGCTTACATATGAACATTCAGTGCTGGGCACAGCATGTGATTAACGTGTACCCAGCCATAGGCTTAGTTTCCACCCCTAAAAACGGGGTGCTAAGCAGTGAATGCACAGTCCTATGAGCCTGTCGTTCTGTTGCTCAAATCCTTATCAAGGCAGTCCATTCTCTTTGGAACAGTCATGACTTATTATCTGCAAAGTAACAGGAATGACAAGTCCAGGAGTGACCATTTCCAAGGTGGGTTCTCTTAGGCTACAGACTCTAGACAGAAAGGACCCCAAACCTGTTCCACATCCTCCTCTTGGGGTTTCACACTACATAGGAACAAAGTGATGTCTCTATAAGATCTTAACCTTAGAGACCTGTTTAATCCAGGGCTTAAGGGGTCATTGGCAGAtcttgtgtagcctaggctggcctcaaagcctctacatagcccaggcttgcctgaatttctgatcccctcccctttgcttcctgagtactaAGTCACCACGCCTGACCCTAAGTtttcatatagttttttttttcactgctgcCAACACAAATCCTATTCCTACTCAATAACGCATCCTCGCCCAGTCTACCCTCACCCCCTGCTCTCTTAGTCACTTCTATTTACTTTCTCAGTTTTTGAATTTGCCTGTTTTAGGTATTTCTTGGAAGCAGAGTcacacaatatttatttttgtttttgtttttttttttaaagccaggctTCTTTTGCTTAACATTACGTTCATCCATGTAGTGCATGTTTTGAACTTTACTCCCTTTTACAGCCAAGCAGTCTGTACTTGTGCGTGTGTAAAGGAGCACACTACGGAAGTGCTGATAAATTACATTGTTAAACTGATACCCAGCAGTGCGAGCCGAGCCGAGCTGCAGCCTGAGGCAGGTCACTTCGTTCCTGAGGGCCACTTGCTTTACTTAAAATGGGAAGAATAATAATGTGCCCATCACTGGGTAACTGTGAGAATTACGGTAACCCATGAATTCCTTGGCAAAGTGATTGGGTCTGTAACAGGTACCTAGGGAGTACTCGTATCTCCCTTATACTGGCAGAAAGGCAGTGGAAAAGTCATATGTAACAGACTGTGAGTTCATGTAGCTTTATAACCAGTGTATATTTGGTTCTAGCCCTGCATTGTCCAGCCCTGACCAATACGGGAGCCACCAGCTCCAGTGAAGTGAGGAGTGACGGAGGAATGCACAGACTGTCTGAAGTGCTGAAGTTTAACTTAAATCTAAATAGGCACCTGGAGCCAGTGGCTGCTGAGCAGGACAAAGCAGGTCCACTCTAGAGCATTGTTCAAAACCGGTTTCATAATCGGATCGCCTGGGGAGAACTTTAAACTCTGCCACTTCTTCCGCTCCTTCCCAGAGCAGTTAGATGCTGAGATCTGCACCAGAATGGGTGTGTTTTTAAAACTCCAGAGATTTGAAAACAGATTGTTGAGAACCTCTGCGTCAGAGATTGGTTTAGCCCCGAGTATTCACGTCAAGGAATCGGCCGAGCTTCAGACCCTTAAACTGACATCCTAGAGTCCTTCTCCATTAGCCTCTGGCTTAGGAATAACTCCAAGTGtcacttttcttcccttttgaaaGACGTTTTTAACCTCTCACAAGAGCCAAGGGCCATGTACATAAAGGCAagtgaactacatccccagctcagGAATAGTTAGtagtaaatacattatttatgGAGTCATAACTTGGTGCTAAGAGCATAAAAGTACAGGAAGAACACCAACTTCACAACCAtcaacagaggcaggaggaacaatTCGGGGGTGAGAAAGATCTAGGTGTCCTTAAgttctttttaattataaaaacaatctcagatttttattttttgtgtgcttgtttttaaagactaggtctcatgtagcccaggctggcccaaaacCAATCAGTAGCAGAAGAAGACTttattcctcctgcctctaccggTCCAGTGCTAGTATCACGGGCATGAATCACCTGCACAACTCTTTGCCGCTTTAATTGGCAAGCACAGAACTCTACTGTGGCATTAACTGCTCATGCACTGCTTTAGCTGAAATTCTCACTGGCCCCTCAAATAGCACGTGCCCATTCTCTTAGCGCACACaatgtgttttcctgtgtgtctACTAAAAAAACAATGCTAGATTCAAAGAAAGGCGACTCGTGAAGTCTTCCATGCTGCCCCAGGAAGTCAAGCATACACTGGAAGTCAAGGGATTTTGTTCACTGCGCCCTGGCTTGAGCCCAGAACCAGCAGTGCGAGGCAGGTTTTCCCCGGAGCTGcttccctcagtttctcttttaatGAGTACAAGGAGTAATAAGACTGTCACTAGGTGTCCTTTATTTATATTCATGcctctaaaacattttttatagtTCCACTATCATCCCAGTAaaagtatttcattattttaaatgacaCACTCTTTTAAAAGGCACATTTTATCATTAAACAATTTTTGAATTCCTATTGCAACTAAGCTTTGtcaaagtaaataagtaaataagacttttggaagttttttttcttctggtttttgttttgtttttccttagacCGTGTTTCAGTACTTAGTACTGTCTGACCTCGAATTTAACAttatcctcctcctctgcttccagagtcaggtgggattacaggcctgtgccaccacacccagctgagaattatttgtttttaaagagcatctttaagaacattttaaacttgAGCCTGGcggtggtgtcacacgcctttaatcccagtacttgggaggcagagacaggcagatttctgagtttgaggccagcctggtctacagagtgagttccaggacagccagggttacacagagaaaccttgtctgggggCGGGGGACCATTTTAAACTTGAAACACACCTTTCATGGGAATCTACTTAAAAGTCCACGTGCAACTCAACATAAGGAACATGACAAGTAATTTGTAGGAAAAAAGTAGGTTAGTGAATGCAGCTACAGAACTGTTACTCCTCACGGTCAACTACTAACCAATCATGCACTTTAAGCTCGAAGGAACTTTTAGACAGGATCGTTTCTCAGTAAGAGTGTCAGAAGCAATCTATACCACCTTGGCATGAGAGCCGTAACTGATAAGCTGCCTTTCTAACATTAAAACAATCCCTCTGTGGGCTATTTAAGCCTTTGGCAGTAATCTGCCACGATCTTAGTTTCGGCACCGGAGTGTCTGCTTTCTCTGGGTGTTCAAAACAGCACTGAATGAAGATCTGTATGTTGGCTCCAACTGCTAGGCTGCAAGGTGGTTAGAATAATAAGTGGCCCAGGGTAGGGTGCAGGGGGTGCTCAAATGTATCGGTAAAGAACTTAGAACCTCGGGTCCTAGAGGCTCGGGATTGCCAAGTGTTTGGTAGGAATAACAAACCTGCATAGGCCAAAAAGGTGATGAGTGCAGCCAGCAGGTGGATGCGAAGCTTGGCTCGGACCTCCTGGAAGTGCAGTAGAGCGCTGTGGAAAATAAAGGAGCAGATGGCCTCTATGATGATCGCTTTGGACATGTCGGTGTGGATGGGATTCCTGCAAGCTAAGATCCTCTCGTCGTAATGGTACTTGGTCAGACTCAGGCTCCACAGGGCGCTTATGCAGTACCTGCTGCCCAGGGCGCTAACCAGCTGAGCCAACAACCTCACGGCACCCGTCTCGGGGGACATACCCCCCAGAATCATCTGCATCATCACGCCGCACGGGTTGCTAGCTGTGCCCACCAGGGT
Proteins encoded in this region:
- the Aqp11 gene encoding aquaporin-11, whose product is MSVLLGLRPEVQDTCISLGLMLLVVLLVGLARVIARQQLHRPMVHAFVLEFLATFQLCCCTHELQVLGEQDSAHPTWTLTLIYFFSLVHGLTLVGTASNPCGVMMQMILGGMSPETGAVRLLAQLVSALGSRYCISALWSLSLTKYHYDERILACRNPIHTDMSKAIIIEAICSFIFHSALLHFQEVRAKLRIHLLAALITFLAYAGGSLTGALYNPALALSLHFPCFDELFSKFFVVYWLAPSVGVLMMILMFSFFLPWLHNNQMTNKKE